A single region of the Salipaludibacillus sp. LMS25 genome encodes:
- the betB gene encoding betaine-aldehyde dehydrogenase: MSLKQQYINGKWVAAISGKTRDISNPFNQEVIATVPEGDESDAKAAIAAAREAFDNGEWSSTPATERGAIVRKIAELIERDKEELARLESLDTGKTVEESRGDMDDIAGVFRYYAELADKDGGELIDSPVPNGISRVVREPVGVCGQITPWNYPLLQASWKLAPALATGNTLIMKPSEITPLTTIKVFELMEEAGVPAGVANLVLGAGHKVGAELASNVDVDLISFTGGIVTGKKIMQAASVNVKKLALELGGKNPNIIFADADFDTAVDQALNGVFFHAGQICSAGTRLIVEERIHDEFVSALVERVKKFKLGSGFDEETQMGPLISAEHLEKVEKYVETGVKEGATLAVGGRCPEDPELQKGFFYLPTIFTDCTTDMAIVQEEAFGPVITVEKFRAEEEAVKLANDSIYGLAGGVWTNDIAKAERCVAKMRMGTVWINEFNLYFPHAPWGGFKQSGIGRELGKLGIEEYTETKHIFQNLKPEPINWF; this comes from the coding sequence GTGAGTCTAAAACAACAATACATTAATGGTAAATGGGTGGCGGCGATTTCAGGTAAAACGCGTGATATTAGTAATCCATTTAACCAAGAAGTAATTGCCACTGTTCCAGAAGGTGACGAATCAGATGCGAAAGCCGCGATCGCTGCAGCAAGAGAAGCATTTGATAACGGAGAATGGTCGTCTACTCCAGCCACAGAGCGAGGGGCTATCGTAAGAAAAATCGCTGAATTAATAGAACGAGATAAGGAAGAACTTGCTAGATTAGAATCATTAGATACTGGTAAAACAGTCGAAGAAAGCCGAGGCGACATGGATGATATCGCTGGCGTATTTCGCTATTATGCTGAACTTGCCGATAAAGATGGCGGAGAACTGATTGATTCTCCAGTGCCGAACGGTATTAGTCGGGTCGTTCGTGAACCTGTTGGCGTTTGCGGTCAAATTACACCGTGGAATTATCCTTTACTACAAGCGTCTTGGAAACTAGCGCCAGCCCTTGCCACAGGAAATACGTTAATCATGAAGCCAAGTGAAATTACCCCACTTACGACGATTAAAGTATTCGAACTGATGGAGGAGGCTGGGGTGCCTGCTGGCGTTGCAAACCTAGTACTTGGCGCTGGGCACAAAGTTGGTGCAGAACTAGCGAGCAACGTTGATGTTGACCTTATTTCCTTTACCGGTGGCATTGTAACCGGGAAGAAAATTATGCAAGCGGCAAGCGTTAATGTAAAGAAGCTTGCCCTTGAACTCGGTGGGAAAAACCCTAACATCATTTTTGCAGATGCTGATTTTGATACAGCTGTAGACCAAGCATTAAACGGGGTGTTTTTCCACGCAGGACAAATCTGTTCCGCTGGTACAAGGCTGATTGTAGAAGAACGTATTCACGATGAGTTCGTTAGCGCCCTTGTTGAGCGAGTGAAAAAATTTAAGCTAGGAAGCGGATTTGACGAAGAGACACAAATGGGACCACTTATTTCAGCTGAACACCTTGAAAAAGTAGAGAAGTATGTAGAAACAGGTGTGAAAGAAGGGGCGACATTAGCAGTTGGGGGGCGATGTCCAGAAGATCCGGAACTACAAAAAGGCTTTTTCTACTTGCCTACTATTTTTACAGACTGCACGACAGATATGGCTATTGTTCAAGAGGAAGCTTTTGGACCTGTTATCACGGTTGAGAAATTCCGTGCAGAAGAGGAAGCAGTCAAGCTTGCCAATGACTCTATCTATGGACTAGCTGGCGGTGTTTGGACGAACGATATTGCAAAAGCTGAACGTTGTGTTGCAAAGATGCGTATGGGAACTGTTTGGATTAATGAATTTAACTTATATTTCCCACATGCCCCATGGGGTGGCTTTAAACAGTCAGGTATTGGACGCGAACTAGGAAAACTAGGTATTGAAGAATATACAGAAACAAAGCACATCTTCCAAAACCTTAAACCTGAACCGATCAATTGGTTCTAG